From the Patescibacteria group bacterium genome, one window contains:
- a CDS encoding RpiB/LacA/LacB family sugar-phosphate isomerase, with protein MKIYLAADHAGFDLKEVIKKYLKEQRREVEDMGAFTLNKQDDYPDFILPAAIKVAENPQENFGLFFGASGQGEAIAANKVKGIRAAVYYGGSLELVKRSRSHNNANVLSLGARFLTVEEAIDAVEMWLRTEFVGGRHERRIEKVKKFEQRRQ; from the coding sequence ATGAAAATCTATCTTGCAGCAGATCATGCTGGCTTCGATTTAAAAGAAGTCATCAAGAAATATTTAAAAGAACAGAGAAGAGAGGTTGAGGATATGGGGGCTTTTACTTTAAATAAACAGGATGACTACCCCGACTTTATCCTGCCTGCTGCCATAAAGGTGGCAGAGAATCCTCAAGAGAACTTTGGTTTGTTTTTTGGCGCTTCAGGACAGGGAGAGGCCATAGCGGCAAACAAGGTAAAGGGTATTCGGGCAGCAGTGTACTATGGGGGGTCTTTGGAATTGGTGAAGCGTTCTCGCTCTCACAACAATGCCAACGTTCTTTCTTTGGGCGCAAGGTTTCTAACCGTAGAAGAAGCAATTGACGCCGTTGAGATGTGGCTCAGAACAGAGTTTGTAGGCGGGAGACACGAACGTCGTATTGAGAAAGTGAAGAAGTTTGAACAACGCAGACAATAA
- a CDS encoding ribulose-phosphate 3-epimerase codes for MQKVVPAILTQDPSSLKDQLEILKNHTKWVQIDIMDGKFVPAVSVNISQLQEAYQFFNLEIHLMVKDPENYLEDCNAVGAKRVYFHLEGARNPEQVLSAMEKYPFQRGIALNPETTENQLAPYAKNADAVLLLSVVPGAQGHEFIPSTTEKVQQIRSFNPDVVIGMDGGIAKDNIKQVFKAGVDYVAVGSSIWKTEDPVASLRELQEMVS; via the coding sequence GTGCAAAAAGTTGTACCAGCTATTCTCACTCAAGACCCATCTTCACTAAAGGACCAGCTTGAGATATTGAAAAACCACACGAAGTGGGTGCAAATTGACATTATGGACGGTAAGTTCGTCCCTGCAGTTTCTGTGAACATTTCACAACTGCAGGAGGCTTACCAGTTTTTTAACCTTGAAATTCACTTAATGGTCAAAGACCCAGAAAACTATTTGGAGGACTGCAATGCAGTAGGCGCAAAACGCGTGTACTTTCACCTGGAAGGGGCGCGGAATCCAGAACAGGTGCTTTCTGCCATGGAGAAGTATCCCTTTCAAAGAGGAATTGCGCTTAATCCAGAAACGACAGAAAACCAGCTCGCCCCCTATGCCAAGAATGCGGATGCAGTTTTGCTTCTCAGCGTGGTGCCGGGAGCGCAGGGACATGAGTTTATTCCTTCTACGACAGAAAAGGTGCAGCAGATTCGGTCTTTCAACCCAGACGTGGTTATCGGCATGGACGGAGGAATTGCAAAAGACAACATAAAACAGGTGTTTAAAGCGGGAGTGGATTACGTTGCTGTGGGAAGTTCAATCTGGAAAACAGAAGACCCCGTTGCTTCTTTGAGAGAGCTTCAAGAAATGGTAAGCTAG